GGCGAAAAACAAAGACCCTGATCGATTTCAAGAAATCATTACGGATATCCGGGATACACAATTTGATGTAGATGGACAATGGATATTTAAGAACAACGCATTAAGTAGATTCGGTAAGCGAGGAGTTGACCAACTGCTAAAACGTAGCGGTGACCTTTATCGGAACAACGAGCACTTGCGACGCTTTAACGTGCTCATTGGTGATGGAGACAACTCGTTGAGGCGTGCACTCGTTCCACGAGAACCATTTTCCGTCCTGTGCCATGGGGACTTCAACCGGAACAATGTGGCGTTCCGGTACGACGAGGCGGGACTTCCAGTTGACGTTTTGCTGTTTGATTTCGGGACGCCTCGTTATGGTTCGCCGGCGTTAGATCTGTCGTTTTTCTTCTACATGAACACGACGCAAAACTTACGTGAAAGTCGGTGGGATGACTTACTGAACGTATATTGCTTGACTTTGGCGGAATCCGTAGCGTCCAGCGTACGCGTTCCGAACAGGGCCGAACTTGACTCTGAAATGGCCACGTTTGCTTATTATGGCTTTGCACACGCATCATTTTTCTTACCCTATCAGTTAGAATCGAATATCGTTGATAATGAGGGAATGGACGATGAAGAAACTTTGGAGTGGTTTTTACAGCAAGGTGGCGACATTGGGTCAGGTTTAGTGGCTGACATTGTCCAACACATCGTCGACATGGAGTACACGAACCTGTGACGTGGTTCTTAGTTTGTTTGATTGCTAGATACAGATcactattgtactatattataaatcaatgctGCTTTGCCGATTTGgtgttcatattttatctttattatattattaagtcattcattaaaatgtaccaatattattttaatattttataagtattttgtatataaataataatatgtatgtaaataattgattttttaacaaaaaggattaaaataaattaatataattcaatcaTATGTAAGtataggttttattattttctcttttttctacatattttaaagaGCTTATACTGAGGACTCTGGGAACATGGgttttgatatttcataaaacaatactcatcagtcatcactatAGCTCTTCTTTTTATGTAAACTATGACAACATCACACCAGAATCAAGTGGGGATGGCTTCTAgatcaaacatttaattaaatgtaggtattgtgAAAATGCTGCCAGTATAAATATAACTGCTATTCATTTGATGGCTTTCACTGTTTccattaatttatagtatattgtgtggaaATGATGGGAAATGAGCTATTTTAGTCGCGGGCGGACAGCCATCTTATTTCGTTTAAACAGGATCGGCTGCACACCAAACTGGATCAATTCGAGTCGTTCGTCCTATACGGCTACAGTCAAATCGTGTTCAAGACACTCGAGCTgaagaaaaaattgtgactatggtattttaatatatttcaaatgtcattgtaacactATATTAAGAGCATTGTACTAAATGCTTTAGCTTATTTAcgccaaaataaaattttattgacatttataaaaaaaaaaaaaattggaaactgaaaatgtctgtaaataatacagttaaaaaattcAACTATATGAAAAATTCTAATGTAAGCTTACAGTGAGAATGGCATGTAtatacctacggtcatttgttttagagtttcacgaaaaatcaaaatcgattttgtccaaaacagattttgcgtaaaaattcccgtattttcttattttttttttttttttttttccggggctattaaaaactattaggattttaaatcacaacattgtaaaataattacattcatCGCTGCACTCAGaatccaaataattataaaattattttcagttagaaattcataaaagtttttcttttcattgcTAACATTggacattttaatagaagattccgacaagtttttctacctctatcataaagaaaaattaagaatatcATGCTATTTAAATCCATGAGatattttcaattgatattatttttttttgtaattattaaatttgattatttatacaagtacctatactagGCTGACACatcgtctccgttcagaatcgtttttttataccaagatttttcattgaattaaaatataacacatccattataatGAAATGCTGGATATCTACTGTGCAGCAGAGATGTAgtcacttatccaccttttggTTAATTAGACTCTATAATAGTGTAACatgactatataaatataatattatttatattttatttgagaattttgtaatattattgttattacctatgaTAGAAACTTATCatgattcaaacattttaaattaagtactaatatattatattagttagactgtattttatttataataattgtattgttatggTACTAGACTCAGTAAGTGGGATTACTACAGTATGTAGAAATGTAgaattataaaacaaacttacattataataaaaatttatatatattatatataatcatgAATGCATATTGTAAACAATCACATTTTATTgacttttaagtatatttttattatacaatataatatatatcatttattatatatgtataccgaGTAGTTACGTGTTATTTACAttgttacttaattatttattagataaatcaTATGATTGATATACATAGAGGGCcagcatattttttatagtattttatgttaatGAAATAGAAAACTGTGTCCTCGGTACGTATTATTCGaatcattgaacgaaaaaataaaacattaattcaatAGTGATGAATATTGGTCACACCATCTAatgtaaaaactttttatactttcagtaaaaaataaaaaataatattaaattgacaaCCAAATTTGTTTTGAGCTACGTAAATTACCATGTATCCATATACAAATTGGAAGTGAAGtgcaaagataataatatagctaattatattttgttattaactaAAACGAATTAGTAGTCAACAAAACATAAGAGAGATAAGTACCTATTGTGATCAAACAATCATTTTAGTAATGGACTTTTTATTGCGAGGAGAACTGCCAACAATTGTGATCAATAAGAATTATTATGAAGCGGAACACTTGTTGACTTCTGCCCCGTATTATTCAACttcttaaaaatgaaaataatacattaatttagtttagataaatattggtaaaattagattaaattaaatacattttaatcatcacacttagtatataataaaactaaacattattttgatgacAAAATCTGGTAATTTGGGTTATATTGATTTTGTGTATACatgcagtgctcgaattgggagggtgcgcagggggacggagctcatctactattttttttttgcgttccccaactattttttttttacttgaatgGGGaggacggaccaaactaatgcccaaaataatttttattaaaatttggagtggatctAAATTGTGTTGTCAAAGATGAActtatacctagtaattttacattttttaataaaaaatatttttcatcctatctatggttttgactagtaatgtttaacctttttgactcgcgatccactgtttttttaacaatattttcacgactcgtctCACCTTTGTAGACCATATATAGGaaaaagactaagctgctagttttgcgtaatTTCCAGTGCCTAAATGTGtctaaaacatttcaaaaaaagtttcaataaacatttgtttaagtttggaatcacaagtaagttcaatttattgatattagtagacattttaactatcattatatctactgtaaaatatggttcttcaaatcattcataacttattcaaatccatagtttataattttataatttacttatttttttttaaaacaaaaaagacttgtcacgacccatttttatagattacgcgaccCAAGATTTGGTAGCTACACCGGTTGAACTGGCTTAGATTTCCTAATatcttgctaatttttttattattgtttatttgtatttatgcctagtttagtagttcgcagatattatgtacctacaataaactattgtattataaaatatttgtgaaacaaaataagttataaattattaattctaaaaaattatgaatgaattgaacaatatgcaCACTTATACACGGGATATAACGCaaagctaaagttttttttctttcatagcTTACAAAgttgacacgagtcgtgaaaatattgttacaaaaacagtggatcgcgagtcaaaaaggttcaaaactataaataggatgaaaaatatttttatattataaatgtagaattcattaggtttatctttgacaacaacttagatccattcttaattttaataaaattggcaAAGCGCCCCACGAGTCTGCGtttaataattttgcacttggaacgtagtttataaattgttggattgagctcctctacttaataatttccatttcaagcactgtatagtgtatacatggCATCNNNNNNNNNNNNNNNNNNNNNNNNNNNNNNNNNNNNNNNNNNNNNNNNNNNNNNNNNNNNNNNNNNNNNNNNNNNNNNNNNNNNNNNNNNNNNNNNNNNNNNNNNNNNNNNNNNNNNNNNNNNNNNNNNNNNNNNNNNNNNNNNNNNNNNNNNNNNNNNNNNNNNNNNAGAAGTGAAGtgcaaagataataatacagttatattatattttgttattagctAAATCGAATTAGTACTCAACGAGAAATAAGGAAATTGAACGTATTGTGatcaaatcaataattttagcAATGGACTCTTTGTTGCGAGAAGAACTGCCAACAATTGTGAGCAATGGCGCGTTCggacaaaatctaaaatatttgtcatttgattTGGACAAAGGGATCACGTCGGACAGGATCAGTACATGTCAACAGTATTATTTGGTACAGTCACCACATCTGATGAATCACAACATCGTGTTGtgataaagttaaaacttcgaGATGAAAAGATGAGAATTCAGTTTAAAATCGACTTTCAATTCCATAACGAAATTACTATGTATGAAAGAattataccatttttatttgaatgtcATCGCTCTATGGCAGGTGTCGGAAACTGGCCAACATTTGCTCGATTTTTTTACGGCCGTAATAAATGTGGTGAGTTTTTTGAAAGAGATTTAATTGTATTGGAGAACGTGAATCCTTTGGGATTCCGATTGAGTGAAGACCGTCCGTTCCTTGACTATGATCACCTCGTAATTGCGTTACAAGCATTAGCCAAGtgagtaaacataaaaatactttggtataaaaaaaattcaatggtatataaaaatattgaagtctGAAATGttcactttattttaaatatgtgatttttttgtatatttatggtTACTTTCAAAGGTTCTATATAGAAAATAACTTTCTGTTTAatattgaatgtatattataaacttcaGACGTCTGACTATAAACagtcgtattattttttatttattttaaaataatacgattttttaatgccatgaaatatatatatataaattaatgtgcGTGTGTGTCTTATGCGTTCATAAACAGCCGGAACGATTGCGATGAATTTCGGTACAAAGATACATTAGACCTATGgaaagaagataggctaatttaaaaagggcaAATTCCAACCTGGAACTGGTCAGACAGGGATTATGAGATTTacaatggacatttttgtttgtaaattgttgctattgattttgataataataattattattaaagcgaTAAGGCTGTTGGTGCTGTGGCACTtctatgtattttagtacaaaatatttcaagttcgaaagttacattgtttttttttcttattttccttttttatttttattctttatctaTACATTCGAATGTTTTGGTCTTActtattcattggattttagtaagGTTCttttaggttaggattttgtatcaATTGATTGAATTAATCCACCATATGTTGATTTAAGCAAAAACAACAAACTTCGTATAACTttgatacataaattatacacttacgtacaaaccacacggagtccgcgatctaccacaggtagattccCAACCTGATAATATACAGCTGAAAATTCCATGAACACCGTCGGTCGAGATgtctatacattaaaatataatataatttacacttaaaaatacattacttccACAACATGTTACACccaatcagaattttttttccgggCAACGCCGAgtaatccattataatataaatgttttatttacttTCAGGTTCCATGGGTTGTCGTACACGGCAAAATACAAAGACCCCGATCGATTTCAAAAAATCATTATGGATATCCGGGATACACAATTTGATTTAGATGGACAGTGGTTATTTAAGAACAACGCATTAAGTAGATTCGGAAAGCGAGGAGTCGACCAACTGCTTGAACGTAGTGGTGACCTTTATCGGGACAATGAGCACTTGCGACGATTGAACATGCTCATTGATGATGGAGAAAATTCACTGAGACGTGCGCTCGTTCCTCGAGAACCATTTTCCGTCATGTGCCACGGGGATTTCAACCGGAACAATGTGTTGTTCCGGTACGACGAGGCGGGA
This portion of the Acyrthosiphon pisum isolate AL4f chromosome A1, pea_aphid_22Mar2018_4r6ur, whole genome shotgun sequence genome encodes:
- the LOC100164898 gene encoding uncharacterized protein LOC100164898, coding for MSTVLFGTVTTSDESQHRVVIKLKLRDEKMRIQFKIDFQFHNEITMYERIIPFLFECHRSMAGVGNWPTFARFFYGRNKCGEFFERDLIVLENVNPLGFRLSEDRPFLDYDHLVIALQALAKFHGLSYTAKYKDPDRFQKIIMDIRDTQFDLDGQWLFKNNALSRFGKRGVDQLLERSGDLYRDNEHLRRLNMLIDDGENSLRRALVPREPFSVMCHGDFNRNNVLFRYDEAGHPVDVLLFDFGTPRYGSPALDLSFFFYMNTTQNLRESQWDDLLNAYCLTLAASVPAGVRVPNKAELNFEMATYTYYGFAHASFFLPHQLESNDLKNEEMDDEEMLEWFLQLGGDVGSGLVADIVQHIVDMEYTYL
- the LOC100166909 gene encoding uncharacterized protein LOC100166909 isoform X1, which translates into the protein MESLLREQLPEIVSNGTFGKNLKYLSFDLDKDHVGQDQYMSTVLFGTVTTSDESKHRVVIKLKLRDEKMRIQFQIDFQFHNEIAMYERIIPFFFECHRSMAGVGNLPTLARFLYGRNKCGEFFEKDLIVLENINPLGFRLCEDRLFIDYNHLVIALQALAKFHGLSYTAKNKDPDRFQEIITDIRDTQFDVDGQWIFKNNALSRFGKRGVDQLLKRSGDLYRNNEHLRRFNVLIGDGDNSLRRALVPREPFSVLCHGDFNRNNVAFRYDEAGLPVDVLLFDFGTPRYGSPALDLSFFFYMNTTQNLRESRWDDLLNVYCLTLAESVASSVRVPNRAELDSEMATFAYYGFAHASFFLPYQLESNIVDNEGMDDEETLEWFLQQGGDIGSGLVADIVQHIVDMEYTNL
- the LOC100166909 gene encoding uncharacterized protein LOC100166909 isoform X2 is translated as MESLLREQLPEIVSNGTFGKNLKYLSFDLDKDHVGQDQYMSTVLFGTVTTSDESKHRVVIKLKLRDEKMRIQFQIDFQFHNEIAMYERIIPFFFECHRSMAGVGNLPTLARFLYGRNKCGEFFEKDLIVLENINPLGFRLCEDRLFIDYNHLVIALQALAKFHGLSYTAKNKDPDRFQEIITDIRDTQFDVDGQWIFKNNALSRFGKRGVDQLLKRSGDLYRNNEHLRRFNVLIGDGDNSLRRALVPREPFSVLCHGDFNRNNVAFRYDEAGLPVDVLLFDFGTPRYGSPALDLSFFFYMNTTQNLRESRWDDLLNVYCLTLAESVASSVRVPNRAELDSEMATFAYYGFAHASFFLPYQLESNIVDNEGMDDEETLEWFLQQGGDIGSGLVADIVQHIVDMEYTNL